In Zonotrichia albicollis isolate bZonAlb1 chromosome 36, bZonAlb1.hap1, whole genome shotgun sequence, one DNA window encodes the following:
- the TRAPPC14 gene encoding trafficking protein particle complex subunit 14 isoform X5 produces the protein MESQCDYSMYFPAVPFPPREFLAGDSSGYRALPRRNHLYLGETVRFLLVLRKNPANPERNPEKNPDRNPDRNPDKNPDKNPEGTPAYPDRSPAHPGSVPAHSGSAPAHSDSAPAHSSGSPAHSGSSPAPSGSGPAPCGGSLPGKSPWAQLAASLSALATVTSGDSRARDEEEANPGSNPGDHFGHFGNAEDSREPPPLFRECRALLTHSRGPAGGAGPGLPVDDPIISQDEVIFPLTVALDRLPPGTAKAKIVVTVWQRDTEPPELQEGTGPGPEAAQVTMTGTGPGQVTMTGTGTGPGGYLRLLQGRAPGQVFRQQHGAFKAQVSTLLTVLPPPRVRCRQVTVSGKYLTVLKVLNGSSQEELSLWDVQVLPNFNASYLPVMPDGSVLLVDDVCHHSGEVPVGAFCRVPGCHSRWPCPLSALEEQNFLFQLQAPERPPRDAKEGLEVPLVAVVRWSTPKLPFTNSIVTHYRLPSIRLERPRFVMTATCESPVVALQRFTVTYTLLNDLQDFLAVRLVWTPEATAGKSRGSLDSVVCHTPLTNLGYSRKGSARTFRVAFQALRAGLFELSQHMKLKLQFTASVSSAPPEARPLSRKSSPSSPAVRELVAGLGRSQSFSHQQPARSHLMRSGSVMERRAITPPVGSPVGRPLYLPAGDKAVLALDKIAKRECKVLVVPPVK, from the exons ATGGAATCCCAGTGCGATTACTCCATGTACTTCCCCGCCGTCCCTTTCCCTCCGCGGGAATTTTTGGCGGGAGATTCCTCCGGTTACCGCGCCCTTCCCCGCCGCAACCACCTGTACCTGGGCGAGACCGTGCGCTTCCTGCTGGTGCTGCGCAAAAACCCCGCGAACCCCGAGAGAAATCCCGAGAAAAATCCCGACAGAAATCCCGATAGAAATCCCGATAAAAATCCCGATAAAAACCCCGAGGGAACTCCCGCCTACCCCGACAGAAGCCCCGCCcaccctggcagtgtccccgcCCACTCCGGCAGTGCCCCCGCCCACTCCGACAGTGCCCCCGCCCACTCCAGCGGTAGCCCCGCCCACTCCGGCAGTAGCCCCGCCCCCTCGGGCAGCGGCCCCGCCCCTTGTGGCGGGAGTTTGCCGGGCAAGTCGCCGTGGGCCCAGCTCGCCGCGTCGCTCTCGGCGCTCGCCACCGTCACCAGCGGCGACAGCCGCGCCCGCGACGAGGAGGAGGCGAATCCCGGCAGCAACCCCGGCGATCATTTCGGCCATTTCGGCAATGCCGAGGATTCCCGGGAGCCGCCGCCGCTCTTCCGGGAGTGCCGCGCTCTCCTCACGCACTCGCGGGGCCCCGCGGGCGGCGCCGGCCCGGGG ctccCCGTGGATGACCCCATCATCTCCCAGGACGAGGTGATTTTCCCCCTCACCGTGGCCCTGGACCGGCTCCCGCCCGGCACCGCCAAGGCCAag aTCGTGGTGACCGTGTGGCAGCGGGACACGGAGCCCCcggagctgcaggaggggacagggccaggGCCAGAGGCGGCCCAGGTGAcaatgacagggacagggccaggccaggtgacaatgacagggacagggacagggccaggggggtacctgaggctgctccagggccgcgCCCCCGGCCAGGTGTTCCGGCAGCAGCACGGCGCCTTCAAGGCACAAG tgtccacGCTGCTGACGGTGCTGCCACCGCCCCGTGTGCGCTGCCGCCAGGTGACCGTGTCCGGAAAGTACCTGACCGTGCTCAAag tgctcaatggcagctcccaggaggagctgtcccTCTGGGATGtgcag GTGCTGCCCAATTTCAACGCCAGTTACCTGCCCGTGATGCCCGACGGCTCCGTGCTGCTCGTGGACGACGTCTG cCACCACTCCGGGGAGGTGCCCGTGGGCGCGTTCTGCCGCGTCCCCGGGTGCCACTCGCGGTGGCCGTGTCCCCTGAGCGCCCTGGAGGAGCAGAACTtcctgttccagctgcaggCGCCCGAGCGGCCGCCCCGCGACGCCAAGGAG GGCCTGGAGGTGCCGCTGGTGGCCGTGGTGCGCTGGTCGACGCCGAAGCTGCCGTTCACCAACAGCATCGTCACCCACTACCG gcTGCCGAGCATCCGCCTGGAGCGGCCGCGCTTTGTCATGACGGCCACGTGCGAGTCGCCCGTGGTGGCCCTGCAGCGCTTCACGGTCACCTACACCCTGCTCAACGACCTGCAGGACTTCCTGGCCGTGCGGCTCGTCTGGACCCCCGAGGCCACCGCcg GTAAGTCCCGCGGCTCCCTGGACTCCGTGGTTTGCCACACGCCCCTGACCAACCTGGGCTACTCCCGCAAGGGCAGCGCCAGAACCTTCCGGGTGGCCTTCCAGGCGCTGCGGGCCGGGCTCTTCGAG CTGTCGCAGCACATGAAGCTGAAGCTGCAGTTCACGGCCAGTGTCAGCAGTGCCCCGCCCGAGGCGCGGCCGCTGTCGcgcaagagcagccccagctccccggCCGTGCGCGAGCTCGTGGCCGGCCTGGGCCGCTCGCAGTCCTTCTCCCACCAGCAGCCGGCGCGGAGCCACCTCATGAG GTCCGGCAGCGTGATGGAGCGCAGGGCCATCACGCCCCCCGTGGGCTCCCCCGTGGGCCGCCCCCTGTACCTGCCCGCGGGGGACAaagctgtgctggccctggacaAGATCGCCAAGAGGGAGTGCAAGGTGCTCGTGGTGCCACCCGTCAAgtga
- the TRAPPC14 gene encoding trafficking protein particle complex subunit 14 isoform X2: MESQCDYSMYFPAVPFPPREFLAGDSSGYRALPRRNHLYLGETVRFLLVLRKNPANPERNPEKNPDRNPDRNPDKNPDKNPEGTPAYPDRSPAHPGSVPAHSGSAPAHSDSAPAHSSGSPAHSGSSPAPSGSGPAPCGGSLPGKSPWAQLAASLSALATVTSGDSRARDEEEANPGSNPGDHFGHFGNAEDSREPPPLFRECRALLTHSRGPAGGAGPGLPVDDPIISQDEVIFPLTVALDRLPPGTAKAKIVVTVWQRDTEPPELQEGTGPGPEAAQVTMTGTGPGQVTMTGTGTGPGGYLRLLQGRAPGQVFRQQHGAFKAQVSTLLTVLPPPRVRCRQVTVSGKYLTVLKVLNGSSQEELSLWDVQVLPNFNASYLPVMPDGSVLLVDDVCHHSGEVPVGAFCRVPGCHSRWPCPLSALEEQNFLFQLQAPERPPRDAKEGLEVPLVAVVRWSTPKLPFTNSIVTHYRLPSIRLERPRFVMTATCESPVVALQRFTVTYTLLNDLQDFLAVRLVWTPEATAGKSRGSLDSVVCHTPLTNLGYSRKGSARTFRVAFQALRAGLFELSQHMKLKLQFTASVSSAPPEARPLSRKSSPSSPAVRELVAGLGRSQSFSHQQPARSHLMRSGSVMERRAITPPVGSPVGRPLYLPAGDKAVLALDKIAKRECKVLVVPPVK, translated from the exons ATGGAATCCCAGTGCGATTACTCCATGTACTTCCCCGCCGTCCCTTTCCCTCCGCGGGAATTTTTGGCGGGAGATTCCTCCGGTTACCGCGCCCTTCCCCGCCGCAACCACCTGTACCTGGGCGAGACCGTGCGCTTCCTGCTGGTGCTGCGCAAAAACCCCGCGAACCCCGAGAGAAATCCCGAGAAAAATCCCGACAGAAATCCCGATAGAAATCCCGATAAAAATCCCGATAAAAACCCCGAGGGAACTCCCGCCTACCCCGACAGAAGCCCCGCCcaccctggcagtgtccccgcCCACTCCGGCAGTGCCCCCGCCCACTCCGACAGTGCCCCCGCCCACTCCAGCGGTAGCCCCGCCCACTCCGGCAGTAGCCCCGCCCCCTCGGGCAGCGGCCCCGCCCCTTGTGGCGGGAGTTTGCCGGGCAAGTCGCCGTGGGCCCAGCTCGCCGCGTCGCTCTCGGCGCTCGCCACCGTCACCAGCGGCGACAGCCGCGCCCGCGACGAGGAGGAGGCGAATCCCGGCAGCAACCCCGGCGATCATTTCGGCCATTTCGGCAATGCCGAGGATTCCCGGGAGCCGCCGCCGCTCTTCCGGGAGTGCCGCGCTCTCCTCACGCACTCGCGGGGCCCCGCGGGCGGCGCCGGCCCGGGG ctccCCGTGGATGACCCCATCATCTCCCAGGACGAGGTGATTTTCCCCCTCACCGTGGCCCTGGACCGGCTCCCGCCCGGCACCGCCAAGGCCAag aTCGTGGTGACCGTGTGGCAGCGGGACACGGAGCCCCcggagctgcaggaggggacagggccaggGCCAGAGGCGGCCCAGGTGAcaatgacagggacagggccaggccaggtgacaatgacagggacagggacagggccaggggggtacctgaggctgctccagggccgcgCCCCCGGCCAGGTGTTCCGGCAGCAGCACGGCGCCTTCAAGGCACAAG tgtccacGCTGCTGACGGTGCTGCCACCGCCCCGTGTGCGCTGCCGCCAGGTGACCGTGTCCGGAAAGTACCTGACCGTGCTCAAag tgctgaatggcagctcccaggaggagctgtccctgtgggacGTGCAGGTGCTGCCCAATTTCAACGCCAGTTACCTGCCCGTGATGCCCGACGGCTCCGTGCTGCTCGTGGACGACGTCTG cCACCACTCCGGGGAGGTGCCCGTGGGCGCGTTCTGCCGCGTCCCCGGGTGCCACTCGCGGTGGCCGTGTCCCCTGAGCGCCCTGGAGGAGCAGAACTtcctgttccagctgcaggCGCCCGAGCGGCCGCCCCGCGACGCCAAGGAG GGCCTGGAGGTGCCGCTGGTGGCCGTGGTGCGCTGGTCGACGCCGAAGCTGCCGTTCACCAACAGCATCGTCACCCACTACCG gcTGCCGAGCATCCGCCTGGAGCGGCCGCGCTTTGTCATGACGGCCACGTGCGAGTCGCCCGTGGTGGCCCTGCAGCGCTTCACGGTCACCTACACCCTGCTCAACGACCTGCAGGACTTCCTGGCCGTGCGGCTCGTCTGGACCCCCGAGGCCACCGCcg GTAAGTCCCGCGGCTCCCTGGACTCCGTGGTTTGCCACACGCCCCTGACCAACCTGGGCTACTCCCGCAAGGGCAGCGCCAGAACCTTCCGGGTGGCCTTCCAGGCGCTGCGGGCCGGGCTCTTCGAG CTGTCGCAGCACATGAAGCTGAAGCTGCAGTTCACGGCCAGTGTCAGCAGTGCCCCGCCCGAGGCGCGGCCGCTGTCGcgcaagagcagccccagctccccggCCGTGCGCGAGCTCGTGGCCGGCCTGGGCCGCTCGCAGTCCTTCTCCCACCAGCAGCCGGCGCGGAGCCACCTCATGAG GTCCGGCAGCGTGATGGAGCGCAGGGCCATCACGCCCCCCGTGGGCTCCCCCGTGGGCCGCCCCCTGTACCTGCCCGCGGGGGACAaagctgtgctggccctggacaAGATCGCCAAGAGGGAGTGCAAGGTGCTCGTGGTGCCACCCGTCAAgtga
- the TRAPPC14 gene encoding trafficking protein particle complex subunit 14 isoform X6 → MESQCDYSMYFPAVPFPPREFLAGDSSGYRALPRRNHLYLGETVRFLLVLRKNPANPERNPEKNPDRNPDRNPDKNPDKNPEGTPAYPDRSPAHPGSVPAHSGSAPAHSDSAPAHSSGSPAHSGSSPAPSGSGPAPCGGSLPGKSPWAQLAASLSALATVTSGDSRARDEEEANPGSNPGDHFGHFGNAEDSREPPPLFRECRALLTHSRGPAGGAGPGLPVDDPIISQDEVIFPLTVALDRLPPGTAKAKIVVTVWQRDTEPPELQEGTGPGPEAAQVTMTGTGPGQVTMTGTGTGPGGYLRLLQGRAPGQVFRQQHGAFKAQVSTLLTVLPPPRVRCRQVTVSGKYLTVLKVLNGSSQEELSLWDVQVLPNFNASYLPVMPDGSVLLVDDVCHHSGEVPVGAFCRVPGCHSRWPCPLSALEEQNFLFQLQAPERPPRDAKEGLEVPLVAVVRWSTPKLPFTNSIVTHYRLPSIRLERPRFVMTATCESPVVALQRFTVTYTLLNDLQDFLAVRLVWTPEATAGKSRGSLDSVVCHTPLTNLGYSRKGSARTFRVAFQALRAGLFELSQHMKLKLQFTASVSSAPPEARPLSRKSSPSSPAVRELVAGLGRSQSFSHQQPARSHLMRSGSVMERRAITPPVGSPVGRPLYLPAGDKAVLALDKIAKRECKVLVVPPVK, encoded by the exons ATGGAATCCCAGTGCGATTACTCCATGTACTTCCCCGCCGTCCCTTTCCCTCCGCGGGAATTTTTGGCGGGAGATTCCTCCGGTTACCGCGCCCTTCCCCGCCGCAACCACCTGTACCTGGGCGAGACCGTGCGCTTCCTGCTGGTGCTGCGCAAAAACCCCGCGAACCCCGAGAGAAATCCCGAGAAAAATCCCGACAGAAATCCCGATAGAAATCCCGATAAAAATCCCGATAAAAACCCCGAGGGAACTCCCGCCTACCCCGACAGAAGCCCCGCCcaccctggcagtgtccccgcCCACTCCGGCAGTGCCCCCGCCCACTCCGACAGTGCCCCCGCCCACTCCAGCGGTAGCCCCGCCCACTCCGGCAGTAGCCCCGCCCCCTCGGGCAGCGGCCCCGCCCCTTGTGGCGGGAGTTTGCCGGGCAAGTCGCCGTGGGCCCAGCTCGCCGCGTCGCTCTCGGCGCTCGCCACCGTCACCAGCGGCGACAGCCGCGCCCGCGACGAGGAGGAGGCGAATCCCGGCAGCAACCCCGGCGATCATTTCGGCCATTTCGGCAATGCCGAGGATTCCCGGGAGCCGCCGCCGCTCTTCCGGGAGTGCCGCGCTCTCCTCACGCACTCGCGGGGCCCCGCGGGCGGCGCCGGCCCGGGG ctccCCGTGGATGACCCCATCATCTCCCAGGACGAGGTGATTTTCCCCCTCACCGTGGCCCTGGACCGGCTCCCGCCCGGCACCGCCAAGGCCAag aTCGTGGTGACCGTGTGGCAGCGGGACACGGAGCCCCcggagctgcaggaggggacagggccaggGCCAGAGGCGGCCCAGGTGAcaatgacagggacagggccaggccaggtgacaatgacagggacagggacagggccaggggggtacctgaggctgctccagggccgcgCCCCCGGCCAGGTGTTCCGGCAGCAGCACGGCGCCTTCAAGGCACAAG tgtccacGCTGCTGACGGTGCTGCCACCGCCCCGTGTGCGCTGCCGCCAGGTGACCGTGTCCGGAAAGTACCTGACCGTGCTCAAag tgctgaatggcagctcccaggaggagctgtccctgtgggacGTGCAGGTGCTGCCCAATTTCAACGCCAGTTACCTGCCCGTGATGCCCGACGGCTCCGTGCTGCTCGTGGACGACGTCTG CCACCACTCGGGGGAG GTGCCCGTGGGCGCGTTCTGCCGCGTCCCCGGGTGCCACTCGCGGTGGCCGTGTCCCCTGAGCGCCCTGGAGGAGCAGAACTtcctgttccagctgcaggCGCCCGAGCGGCCGCCCCGCGACGCCAAGGAG GGCCTGGAGGTGCCGCTGGTGGCCGTGGTGCGCTGGTCGACGCCGAAGCTGCCGTTCACCAACAGCATCGTCACCCACTACCG gcTGCCGAGCATCCGCCTGGAGCGGCCGCGCTTTGTCATGACGGCCACGTGCGAGTCGCCCGTGGTGGCCCTGCAGCGCTTCACGGTCACCTACACCCTGCTCAACGACCTGCAGGACTTCCTGGCCGTGCGGCTCGTCTGGACCCCCGAGGCCACCGCcg GTAAGTCCCGCGGCTCCCTGGACTCCGTGGTTTGCCACACGCCCCTGACCAACCTGGGCTACTCCCGCAAGGGCAGCGCCAGAACCTTCCGGGTGGCCTTCCAGGCGCTGCGGGCCGGGCTCTTCGAG CTGTCGCAGCACATGAAGCTGAAGCTGCAGTTCACGGCCAGTGTCAGCAGTGCCCCGCCCGAGGCGCGGCCGCTGTCGcgcaagagcagccccagctccccggCCGTGCGCGAGCTCGTGGCCGGCCTGGGCCGCTCGCAGTCCTTCTCCCACCAGCAGCCGGCGCGGAGCCACCTCATGAG GTCCGGCAGCGTGATGGAGCGCAGGGCCATCACGCCCCCCGTGGGCTCCCCCGTGGGCCGCCCCCTGTACCTGCCCGCGGGGGACAaagctgtgctggccctggacaAGATCGCCAAGAGGGAGTGCAAGGTGCTCGTGGTGCCACCCGTCAAgtga
- the TRAPPC14 gene encoding trafficking protein particle complex subunit 14 isoform X7, which produces MESQCDYSMYFPAVPFPPREFLAGDSSGYRALPRRNHLYLGETVRFLLVLRKNPANPERNPEKNPDRNPDRNPDKNPDKNPEGTPAYPDRSPAHPGSVPAHSGSAPAHSDSAPAHSSGSPAHSGSSPAPSGSGPAPCGGSLPGKSPWAQLAASLSALATVTSGDSRARDEEEANPGSNPGDHFGHFGNAEDSREPPPLFRECRALLTHSRGPAGGAGPGLPVDDPIISQDEVIFPLTVALDRLPPGTAKAKIVVTVWQRDTEPPELQEGTGPGPEAAQVTMTGTGPGQVTMTGTGTGPGGYLRLLQGRAPGQVFRQQHGAFKAQVSTLLTVLPPPRVRCRQVTVSGKYLTVLKVLNGSSQEELSLWDVQVLPNFNASYLPVMPDGSVLLVDDVCHHSGEVPVGAFCRVPGCHSRWPCPLSALEEQNFLFQLQAPERPPRDAKEGLEVPLVAVVRWSTPKLPFTNSIVTHYRLPSIRLERPRFVMTATCESPVVALQRFTVTYTLLNDLQDFLAVRLVWTPEATAGKSRGSLDSVVCHTPLTNLGYSRKGSARTFRVAFQALRAGLFELSQHMKLKLQFTASVSSAPPEARPLSRKSSPSSPAVRELVAGLGRSQSFSHQQPARSHLMRSGSVMERRAITPPVGSPVGRPLYLPAGDKAVLALDKIAKRECKVLVVPPVK; this is translated from the exons ATGGAATCCCAGTGCGATTACTCCATGTACTTCCCCGCCGTCCCTTTCCCTCCGCGGGAATTTTTGGCGGGAGATTCCTCCGGTTACCGCGCCCTTCCCCGCCGCAACCACCTGTACCTGGGCGAGACCGTGCGCTTCCTGCTGGTGCTGCGCAAAAACCCCGCGAACCCCGAGAGAAATCCCGAGAAAAATCCCGACAGAAATCCCGATAGAAATCCCGATAAAAATCCCGATAAAAACCCCGAGGGAACTCCCGCCTACCCCGACAGAAGCCCCGCCcaccctggcagtgtccccgcCCACTCCGGCAGTGCCCCCGCCCACTCCGACAGTGCCCCCGCCCACTCCAGCGGTAGCCCCGCCCACTCCGGCAGTAGCCCCGCCCCCTCGGGCAGCGGCCCCGCCCCTTGTGGCGGGAGTTTGCCGGGCAAGTCGCCGTGGGCCCAGCTCGCCGCGTCGCTCTCGGCGCTCGCCACCGTCACCAGCGGCGACAGCCGCGCCCGCGACGAGGAGGAGGCGAATCCCGGCAGCAACCCCGGCGATCATTTCGGCCATTTCGGCAATGCCGAGGATTCCCGGGAGCCGCCGCCGCTCTTCCGGGAGTGCCGCGCTCTCCTCACGCACTCGCGGGGCCCCGCGGGCGGCGCCGGCCCGGGG ctccCCGTGGATGACCCCATCATCTCCCAGGACGAGGTGATTTTCCCCCTCACCGTGGCCCTGGACCGGCTCCCGCCCGGCACCGCCAAGGCCAag aTCGTGGTGACCGTGTGGCAGCGGGACACGGAGCCCCcggagctgcaggaggggacagggccaggGCCAGAGGCGGCCCAGGTGAcaatgacagggacagggccaggccaggtgacaatgacagggacagggacagggccaggggggtacctgaggctgctccagggccgcgCCCCCGGCCAGGTGTTCCGGCAGCAGCACGGCGCCTTCAAGGCACAAG tgtccacGCTGCTGACGGTGCTGCCACCGCCCCGTGTGCGCTGCCGCCAGGTGACCGTGTCCGGAAAGTACCTGACCGTGCTCAAag tgctgaatggcagctcccaggaggagctgtccctgtgggacGTGCAGGTGCTGCCCAATTTCAACGCCAGTTACCTGCCCGTGATGCCCGACGGCTCCGTGCTGCTCGTGGACGACGTCTG cCACCACTCCGGCGAG GTGCCCGTGGGCGCGTTCTGCCGCGTCCCCGGGTGCCACTCGCGGTGGCCGTGTCCCCTGAGCGCCCTGGAGGAGCAGAACTtcctgttccagctgcaggCGCCCGAGCGGCCGCCCCGCGACGCCAAGGAG GGCCTGGAGGTGCCGCTGGTGGCCGTGGTGCGCTGGTCGACGCCGAAGCTGCCGTTCACCAACAGCATCGTCACCCACTACCG gcTGCCGAGCATCCGCCTGGAGCGGCCGCGCTTTGTCATGACGGCCACGTGCGAGTCGCCCGTGGTGGCCCTGCAGCGCTTCACGGTCACCTACACCCTGCTCAACGACCTGCAGGACTTCCTGGCCGTGCGGCTCGTCTGGACCCCCGAGGCCACCGCcg GTAAGTCCCGCGGCTCCCTGGACTCCGTGGTTTGCCACACGCCCCTGACCAACCTGGGCTACTCCCGCAAGGGCAGCGCCAGAACCTTCCGGGTGGCCTTCCAGGCGCTGCGGGCCGGGCTCTTCGAG CTGTCGCAGCACATGAAGCTGAAGCTGCAGTTCACGGCCAGTGTCAGCAGTGCCCCGCCCGAGGCGCGGCCGCTGTCGcgcaagagcagccccagctccccggCCGTGCGCGAGCTCGTGGCCGGCCTGGGCCGCTCGCAGTCCTTCTCCCACCAGCAGCCGGCGCGGAGCCACCTCATGAG GTCCGGCAGCGTGATGGAGCGCAGGGCCATCACGCCCCCCGTGGGCTCCCCCGTGGGCCGCCCCCTGTACCTGCCCGCGGGGGACAaagctgtgctggccctggacaAGATCGCCAAGAGGGAGTGCAAGGTGCTCGTGGTGCCACCCGTCAAgtga
- the TRAPPC14 gene encoding trafficking protein particle complex subunit 14 isoform X11, giving the protein MESQCDYSMYFPAVPFPPREFLAGDSSGYRALPRRNHLYLGETVRFLLVLRKNPANPERNPEKNPDRNPDRNPDKNPDKNPEGTPAYPDRSPAHPGSVPAHSGSAPAHSDSAPAHSSGSPAHSGSSPAPSGSGPAPCGGSLPGKSPWAQLAASLSALATVTSGDSRARDEEEANPGSNPGDHFGHFGNAEDSREPPPLFRECRALLTHSRGPAGGAGPGLPVDDPIISQDEVIFPLTVALDRLPPGTAKAKIVVTVWQRDTEPPELQEGTGPGPEAAQVTMTGTGPGQVTMTGTGTGPGGYLRLLQGRAPGQVFRQQHGAFKAQVSTLLTVLPPPRVRCRQVTVSGKYLTVLKVLNGSSQEELSLWDVQVLPNFNASYLPVMPDGSVLLVDDVCHHSGEVPVGAFCRVPGCHSRWPCPLSALEEQNFLFQLQAPERPPRDAKEGLEVPLVAVVRWSTPKLPFTNSIVTHYRLPSIRLERPRFVMTATCESPVVALQRFTVTYTLLNDLQDFLAVRLVWTPEATAGKSRGSLDSVVCHTPLTNLGYSRKGSARTFRVAFQALRAGLFELSQHMKLKLQFTASVSSAPPEARPLSRKSSPSSPAVRELVAGLGRSQSFSHQQPARSHLMRSGSVMERRAITPG; this is encoded by the exons ATGGAATCCCAGTGCGATTACTCCATGTACTTCCCCGCCGTCCCTTTCCCTCCGCGGGAATTTTTGGCGGGAGATTCCTCCGGTTACCGCGCCCTTCCCCGCCGCAACCACCTGTACCTGGGCGAGACCGTGCGCTTCCTGCTGGTGCTGCGCAAAAACCCCGCGAACCCCGAGAGAAATCCCGAGAAAAATCCCGACAGAAATCCCGATAGAAATCCCGATAAAAATCCCGATAAAAACCCCGAGGGAACTCCCGCCTACCCCGACAGAAGCCCCGCCcaccctggcagtgtccccgcCCACTCCGGCAGTGCCCCCGCCCACTCCGACAGTGCCCCCGCCCACTCCAGCGGTAGCCCCGCCCACTCCGGCAGTAGCCCCGCCCCCTCGGGCAGCGGCCCCGCCCCTTGTGGCGGGAGTTTGCCGGGCAAGTCGCCGTGGGCCCAGCTCGCCGCGTCGCTCTCGGCGCTCGCCACCGTCACCAGCGGCGACAGCCGCGCCCGCGACGAGGAGGAGGCGAATCCCGGCAGCAACCCCGGCGATCATTTCGGCCATTTCGGCAATGCCGAGGATTCCCGGGAGCCGCCGCCGCTCTTCCGGGAGTGCCGCGCTCTCCTCACGCACTCGCGGGGCCCCGCGGGCGGCGCCGGCCCGGGG ctccCCGTGGATGACCCCATCATCTCCCAGGACGAGGTGATTTTCCCCCTCACCGTGGCCCTGGACCGGCTCCCGCCCGGCACCGCCAAGGCCAag aTCGTGGTGACCGTGTGGCAGCGGGACACGGAGCCCCcggagctgcaggaggggacagggccaggGCCAGAGGCGGCCCAGGTGAcaatgacagggacagggccaggccaggtgacaatgacagggacagggacagggccaggggggtacctgaggctgctccagggccgcgCCCCCGGCCAGGTGTTCCGGCAGCAGCACGGCGCCTTCAAGGCACAAG tgtccacGCTGCTGACGGTGCTGCCACCGCCCCGTGTGCGCTGCCGCCAGGTGACCGTGTCCGGAAAGTACCTGACCGTGCTCAAag tgctcaatggcagctcccaggaggagctgtcccTCTGGGACGTGcag GTGCTGCCCAATTTCAACGCCAGTTACCTGCCCGTGATGCCCGACGGCTCCGTGCTGCTCGTGGACGACGTCTG cCACCACTCCGGGGAGGTGCCCGTGGGCGCGTTCTGCCGCGTCCCCGGGTGCCACTCGCGGTGGCCGTGTCCCCTGAGCGCCCTGGAGGAGCAGAACTtcctgttccagctgcaggCGCCCGAGCGGCCGCCCCGCGACGCCAAGGAG GGCCTGGAGGTGCCGCTGGTGGCCGTGGTGCGCTGGTCGACGCCGAAGCTGCCGTTCACCAACAGCATCGTCACCCACTACCG gcTGCCGAGCATCCGCCTGGAGCGGCCGCGCTTTGTCATGACGGCCACGTGCGAGTCGCCCGTGGTGGCCCTGCAGCGCTTCACGGTCACCTACACCCTGCTCAACGACCTGCAGGACTTCCTGGCCGTGCGGCTCGTCTGGACCCCCGAGGCCACCGCcg GTAAGTCCCGCGGCTCCCTGGACTCCGTGGTTTGCCACACGCCCCTGACCAACCTGGGCTACTCCCGCAAGGGCAGCGCCAGAACCTTCCGGGTGGCCTTCCAGGCGCTGCGGGCCGGGCTCTTCGAG CTGTCGCAGCACATGAAGCTGAAGCTGCAGTTCACGGCCAGTGTCAGCAGTGCCCCGCCCGAGGCGCGGCCGCTGTCGcgcaagagcagccccagctccccggCCGTGCGCGAGCTCGTGGCCGGCCTGGGCCGCTCGCAGTCCTTCTCCCACCAGCAGCCGGCGCGGAGCCACCTCATGAG gtcCGGCAGCGTGATGGAGCGCAGGGCCATCACCCCGGGGTGA